A genomic segment from Dechloromonas denitrificans encodes:
- the glnK gene encoding P-II family nitrogen regulator codes for MKFVTAIIKPFKLDEVREALSAIGVQGITVTEVKGFGRQKGHTELYRGAEYVVDFLPKVKIEAAVKSEQLDQVIEAIEKSASTGKIGDGKIFVFDVEQVVRIRTGETGTDAL; via the coding sequence ATGAAATTCGTAACCGCCATCATCAAGCCATTCAAGCTTGACGAAGTGCGTGAAGCACTGTCTGCCATTGGCGTGCAGGGCATCACCGTCACTGAAGTGAAGGGTTTCGGCCGGCAAAAAGGGCATACCGAACTGTATCGGGGCGCTGAATATGTCGTCGATTTTCTGCCGAAAGTGAAAATTGAGGCTGCCGTGAAGAGCGAGCAGCTGGATCAGGTGATCGAAGCGATCGAGAAATCGGCCAGTACCGGCAAGATCGGTGACGGCAAGATTTTTGTCTTCGACGTTGAACAGGTTGTTCGTATCCGGACCGGCGAAACCGGTACCGATGCCCTTTAA
- a CDS encoding ammonium transporter: MKRLFALLALVGAVTFGAPAWAEEKEAAAPVAAAVAAPAAVAAAAPAATPAAAPAAAPLVPNKGDNAWVMISAALVILMSIPGLALFYGGLVRTKNMLSVLMQVFVTFSLISVLWVIYGYSAAFTEGNEFFGVLDKLFLKGVTVESVGATFSKGVVISELAFVIFQGAFAAITCGLIVGAFAERAKFAAILVFMIIWFTLSYIPMAHMVWYWAGPDAYIDAAAGEAAAKTAGFLFQKGALDFAGGTVVHINAAVAGLVGAWLIGKRTGLGNVSMAPHSLTFTMIGASLLWFGWFGFNAGSALEASGGAALAMVNTWVATSCAALSWMCAEWILKGKPSMLGAASGAVAGLVAITPAAGFVGVMGSIVIGLLGGVVCLWGVNGLKKLLGIDDSLDVFGVHGVGGILGAILTGVFADPALGGTGVYDYVANAVGPYDMTAQVISQLWGVGTVVVWSGVVSIVAFKLVDIVIGLRVPEDEEREGLDLTSHGETAYHH, from the coding sequence ATGAAACGCCTATTTGCATTGCTTGCTCTGGTCGGTGCCGTTACCTTCGGCGCGCCGGCCTGGGCTGAAGAAAAGGAAGCGGCGGCTCCGGTCGCCGCCGCCGTTGCAGCTCCTGCGGCTGTCGCTGCAGCTGCACCCGCAGCTACCCCGGCAGCCGCTCCGGCTGCTGCGCCCTTGGTTCCCAACAAGGGTGACAACGCCTGGGTCATGATCAGTGCTGCACTGGTCATCCTGATGTCGATTCCGGGTTTGGCCCTGTTCTACGGTGGCCTGGTGCGCACCAAGAACATGTTGTCGGTGCTGATGCAGGTGTTCGTCACCTTCTCGCTGATTTCCGTTCTCTGGGTGATCTACGGCTATTCCGCCGCATTCACCGAAGGTAACGAGTTCTTTGGCGTGCTCGACAAGCTCTTCCTCAAGGGTGTGACAGTCGAATCGGTGGGCGCGACCTTCTCCAAGGGTGTCGTTATCTCCGAGCTGGCTTTCGTGATCTTCCAGGGCGCTTTCGCAGCGATTACCTGTGGTCTGATCGTTGGTGCCTTTGCTGAGCGTGCCAAGTTTGCCGCGATCCTGGTCTTCATGATCATCTGGTTCACGCTGTCCTACATTCCGATGGCTCACATGGTCTGGTATTGGGCGGGTCCGGATGCCTACATCGATGCTGCGGCTGGTGAAGCGGCTGCCAAGACGGCTGGTTTCCTGTTCCAGAAGGGTGCGCTCGACTTTGCCGGCGGTACCGTGGTGCACATCAACGCCGCTGTTGCCGGTCTGGTTGGTGCCTGGTTGATTGGCAAGCGTACTGGCCTGGGCAATGTTTCGATGGCCCCGCACTCCCTGACCTTCACGATGATCGGTGCTTCCCTGCTGTGGTTCGGCTGGTTCGGCTTCAACGCCGGCTCTGCACTCGAAGCCTCCGGCGGCGCTGCTCTGGCCATGGTCAACACCTGGGTTGCCACGTCGTGTGCTGCACTCTCCTGGATGTGTGCCGAATGGATCCTGAAGGGCAAGCCTTCCATGCTGGGTGCCGCTTCCGGTGCCGTTGCCGGTCTGGTAGCAATTACTCCGGCGGCCGGTTTTGTCGGCGTGATGGGCTCGATCGTCATCGGCCTGCTGGGTGGCGTGGTTTGTCTGTGGGGTGTCAATGGCCTGAAGAAGCTGCTCGGTATCGACGACTCGCTCGATGTTTTCGGCGTCCATGGCGTCGGCGGTATCCTCGGTGCGATCCTGACCGGTGTCTTCGCTGACCCGGCACTGGGTGGTACAGGCGTCTATGACTACGTCGCCAATGCAGTCGGTCCTTACGACATGACGGCACAAGTGATCAGCCAGCTGTGGGGCGTCGGTACCGTCGTGGTCTGGTCCGGCGTGGTCTCCATCGTCGCCTTCAAACTGGTTGATATCGTGATTGGTCTGCGTGTGCCGGAAGACGAAGAGCGTGAAGGTCTCGACCTCACCTCGCACGGTGAAACGGCTTACCACCACTAA
- a CDS encoding hydrolase has product MLIRRDDSLLLVVDLQQKLAPAIFEGEQAIANSVRLLNGARQLGVPGFVSEQYVRGLGPSIAAIRDAAMAETTADTTVNVRFFEKTHFSCAAEPGVTELLRSTHRSQVILTGTETHVCVLQTAFGLLDAGFEVYLVADASSSRTAANRQFAIERMRAAGIGIVTTEMVLFEWLHRAGTDEFRALLPLIK; this is encoded by the coding sequence ATGCTGATCCGGCGCGACGACTCCCTGCTGCTGGTCGTCGATCTCCAGCAAAAGCTGGCGCCGGCCATTTTTGAGGGCGAGCAGGCCATCGCCAACAGCGTTCGCCTCCTGAATGGCGCTCGCCAGCTGGGTGTTCCCGGCTTTGTCTCGGAACAATATGTGCGCGGCCTCGGCCCCAGTATCGCTGCCATTCGCGATGCCGCAATGGCCGAAACCACGGCAGATACCACGGTCAACGTCCGTTTTTTCGAGAAAACGCACTTTTCCTGCGCCGCTGAACCCGGCGTCACCGAATTGCTGCGCAGTACCCATCGGTCACAGGTCATCCTGACCGGGACGGAAACCCACGTCTGCGTGCTGCAAACCGCATTCGGCCTGCTCGACGCAGGCTTTGAGGTTTATCTTGTCGCCGATGCCTCTTCTTCCCGGACGGCGGCAAACCGGCAGTTCGCCATCGAGCGCATGCGTGCTGCCGGAATCGGTATCGTGACGACCGAAATGGTTCTCTTCGAATGGCTGCATCGAGCCGGCACCGATGAGTTCCGCGCCCTACTCCCACTGATCAAGTAA
- the purU gene encoding formyltetrahydrofolate deformylase → MHNDRFYTLSASCPDQVGIIAKVSGFIAGQGGWILESSFHSDALTNRYFMRLEIKASSLPCLLAEFRERFRTEVAEPLSMDWRINDSAIKKRVVVLVSKQEHCLYDLLARWQAKELDIEIPCVISNHDTFRGFVEWHGIPFHHVPVTADNKQGAYAEIQRIFDDVRGDTMVLARYMQILSPELCDALPGKIINIHHSFLPSFAGAKPYHQAYTRGVKLIGATCHYVTSELDAGPIIEQDVIRIDHSDSPDDMVRYGKDAEKTVLARGLRYHLEDRVLVHGNKTVVFR, encoded by the coding sequence ATGCACAACGACCGTTTCTACACGCTTTCCGCTTCCTGTCCCGACCAGGTCGGCATCATCGCCAAAGTGTCCGGCTTCATTGCCGGTCAGGGCGGCTGGATTCTTGAGTCCAGCTTCCATTCCGATGCGCTGACCAACCGCTATTTCATGCGGCTGGAGATCAAGGCCAGTTCGCTGCCCTGCCTGCTGGCCGAGTTCCGCGAACGTTTCCGGACGGAAGTTGCGGAGCCCTTGTCAATGGACTGGCGGATCAATGACAGCGCCATCAAGAAACGTGTCGTCGTGCTGGTTTCCAAGCAGGAACACTGCCTTTACGACCTGCTGGCCCGCTGGCAGGCCAAGGAACTCGACATCGAGATTCCCTGTGTTATCTCCAATCACGACACCTTCCGCGGTTTCGTCGAGTGGCACGGCATCCCCTTCCACCATGTACCGGTGACCGCCGACAACAAGCAAGGGGCTTACGCCGAAATCCAGCGCATCTTCGACGACGTGCGCGGCGATACGATGGTCCTGGCGCGCTACATGCAGATCCTGTCACCGGAACTGTGTGATGCGCTGCCCGGCAAGATCATCAACATCCATCACTCCTTCCTGCCCAGCTTCGCCGGTGCCAAGCCCTACCATCAGGCGTACACCCGTGGCGTCAAGCTGATCGGCGCAACCTGCCATTACGTGACCAGCGAGTTGGATGCCGGCCCGATCATCGAGCAGGACGTCATCCGCATCGACCATTCGGATTCGCCGGACGACATGGTGCGCTACGGCAAGGATGCCGAAAAAACCGTGCTGGCACGTGGCCTGCGTTACCACCTGGAAGACCGGGTGCTGGTGCACGGCAACAAGACGGTCGTCTTCCGCTGA
- the thrH gene encoding bifunctional phosphoserine phosphatase/homoserine phosphotransferase ThrH: protein MKIVCLDLEGVLVPEIWIEFSKRTGIPELMRTTREEPDYDKLMSYRLNILREHRLGLPDIQKVIAEMGPMDGARAFLDQLREDYQVIILSDTFYEFAHPLMRQLGWPTLFCHSLEADASGMLVNYHLRMPNQKQEAVQRFKELNFTIVAAGDSYNDTAMLGEAHGGILFHPPENVIREFPQFPVVLNYDALRAEIDKAFAKAA from the coding sequence GTGAAAATCGTCTGCCTTGACCTCGAAGGGGTCCTTGTTCCCGAAATCTGGATCGAATTCTCCAAGCGTACCGGCATTCCCGAACTGATGCGCACGACGCGCGAAGAGCCGGATTACGACAAGCTGATGAGCTACCGCCTGAATATCCTGCGTGAGCACAGGCTCGGCCTGCCGGACATCCAGAAAGTGATCGCCGAAATGGGTCCGATGGACGGCGCCCGTGCCTTCCTCGACCAGCTGCGCGAGGATTATCAGGTCATCATCCTGTCCGACACTTTCTACGAATTCGCCCACCCGCTGATGCGCCAACTGGGCTGGCCGACGCTGTTCTGCCATTCGCTCGAAGCCGACGCCTCCGGCATGCTGGTCAATTACCACCTGCGCATGCCGAACCAGAAGCAGGAAGCCGTTCAGCGCTTCAAGGAACTGAATTTCACCATCGTCGCGGCCGGTGATTCGTACAACGACACCGCGATGCTCGGCGAAGCCCACGGCGGCATCCTGTTCCATCCGCCGGAAAACGTCATCCGCGAATTCCCGCAGTTCCCGGTGGTGCTCAACTACGACGCGCTGCGCGCCGAAATCGACAAGGCTTTCGCCAAGGCAGCTTAA
- a CDS encoding DUF2058 domain-containing protein, which translates to MASLQEQFLKAGLVDKKKVRQANHEKTNQKKDERRSGTQSVDEIRLAALETQRKNAERARELNAQRDAAARQKAIAAQIVQMIQQNRQGKGGGDIAYNFTHDNKIKRIYVSAAVQAHLVAGRLVIVCQGETTELVPRVIADKIAERDASLIVRVNKTSNEVEADDPYADFKIPDDLMW; encoded by the coding sequence ATGGCCTCCTTGCAAGAACAGTTTTTGAAAGCCGGTCTGGTCGACAAAAAGAAAGTCCGACAGGCCAACCACGAGAAAACCAACCAAAAGAAGGACGAGCGCCGCAGCGGTACGCAAAGCGTTGATGAAATCCGTCTGGCAGCGCTCGAAACACAGCGCAAGAATGCCGAACGGGCGCGCGAGCTGAATGCCCAGCGCGATGCCGCAGCCCGGCAAAAAGCTATCGCTGCGCAGATCGTCCAGATGATTCAGCAGAATCGCCAGGGCAAGGGCGGTGGCGACATCGCCTACAACTTCACGCACGACAACAAGATCAAGCGGATTTATGTTTCTGCCGCGGTGCAGGCGCATCTGGTTGCCGGACGGCTGGTCATTGTCTGCCAGGGCGAGACCACCGAACTGGTGCCACGGGTCATTGCCGACAAGATCGCCGAACGCGATGCTTCGCTCATCGTGCGGGTCAACAAGACCAGCAACGAAGTCGAGGCGGACGATCCGTATGCCGACTTCAAGATCCCTGACGATTTGATGTGGTAA